CGCCTTATCGGTCAGGGGCGCGCTGCAGAATTGCTATATCTTGGCCGATCAATGAGTGCCGAGGAAGGTTTAAATTGGGGCTACTTTAATCGCTTGGCCTCTGCAGATGAGCTTTTACCGACTGCACAAAAGATAGCAAAACGCATTGCCGAAGGTCCAAATTTTGCCAATATGATGACCAAAACCATGCTGGCACAAGAATGGTCAATGTCGATTGAACAAGCCATTGAGGCCGAAGCACAAGCCCAAGCTATTTGTATGCAGGGACAAGATTTCCACCGCGCCTACCATGCTTTTGTGGCCAAAGAAAAACCGATTTTCGAGGGCGACTGATGGTGGATAAAAGCTTTCTCAATTGGCCGTTTTTCGAGCCTCGGCACAGGGATCTTGCTGCGCATTTAGAGACGTGGGCAAATGCCAATCTTGATGCCATAGATCACCAAAATACTGATGAAACATGTCGCCAGCTTGTTACAATGCTGGGGGATGCGGGCTTTCTTGCCCATTCTGCGGTGGGCGGCGAAGACCAACAAAAACTAGACGTGCGCAGCCTCTGCCTGATCCGCGAAACTTTGGCGCGCCACGATGGGCTTGCAGATTTTGCTTTTGCCATGCAGGGCCTTGGCACGGGCGCAATTTCTCTTTTTGGCTCTGAGCAGCAAAAAGACGAGTGGCTTACCAAGACCCGCCAAGGAAAGGCCATTTCCGCCTTTGCCCTCACCGAACCACAGTCCGGGTCTGACGTAGCCAATTCAACCATGACCGCCACCCGAGATGGGGATCATTTCGTCTTAAGCGGCGAAAAGACCTGGATTTCGAACGGGGGAATAGCCGACCTTTACACCGTCTTTGCCCGCACTGGCGAAGCCCCGGGTGCCAAGGGTTTATCCGCCTTTATTGTGCCCGCTGGCTTGCCCGGGTTCGAGATAACCGAGCGGCTTGAAACGATCGCGCCGCACC
The nucleotide sequence above comes from Rhodobacteraceae bacterium Araon29. Encoded proteins:
- a CDS encoding acyl-CoA dehydrogenase, which translates into the protein MVDKSFLNWPFFEPRHRDLAAHLETWANANLDAIDHQNTDETCRQLVTMLGDAGFLAHSAVGGEDQQKLDVRSLCLIRETLARHDGLADFAFAMQGLGTGAISLFGSEQQKDEWLTKTRQGKAISAFALTEPQSGSDVANSTMTATRDGDHFVLSGEKTWISNGGIADLYTVFARTGEAPGAKGLSAFIVPAGLPGFEITERLETIAPHPLATLRFSDCRIPASALIGAPGQGFKIAMSVLDVFRSTVAAAALGFARRALSETLQRVTTRRVEGTPLFDRQMVQGHIADMALDIDAAALLVYRAAWTKDSGAPRVTREAAMAKLFATDHAQNVIDKAVQLHGGDGVKSGQVVERLYREVRALRIYEGASDIQRLVIAKQTLASHLEV